The Roseovarius indicus genome has a segment encoding these proteins:
- a CDS encoding helix-turn-helix domain-containing protein — protein MATRGTLLRLARHLRGFTQIKSAEKLGVAQAVYSRMENDIVEVDDQTVARAAASFDLPVEFFDITDTVYGPPVSVHTMLRGNSQVTARDVEMITAELNLRLFHLRKFLENVELNRAMELPRLDVEMYESPSDIADMVRLHWKMPNGPIGNLTRIMERAGVVVGYSDFHGAGVSGVTFAAPGQAPLVLLNPNHPADRVRFTLAHELGHLVMHQFPTPEMEKEANEFASVFLFPRKELREAFRGRKLSLALLAALKPEWKMSMQGILYAAQREGIVSKNQAKYLWTQISSRGWKTREPASLDFEHDPASVLPTIIKTQIKDLGFEKKDLVRLSNLHENEFDRFYPFNEGSEERPRLRIIN, from the coding sequence ATGGCGACAAGAGGAACCTTGCTGAGGCTGGCTCGGCATCTTCGGGGATTCACGCAGATCAAATCTGCTGAGAAACTCGGCGTGGCACAAGCAGTCTATTCGCGGATGGAAAACGACATCGTTGAGGTTGATGACCAGACCGTCGCGAGAGCCGCCGCTTCTTTCGATCTACCTGTAGAGTTCTTCGATATTACTGACACAGTGTATGGACCGCCAGTCAGCGTGCATACAATGCTCAGGGGCAATTCACAGGTTACGGCCAGAGATGTCGAGATGATCACTGCAGAATTGAATCTGAGGTTGTTTCACCTCCGGAAATTCTTGGAAAACGTCGAGCTTAATCGGGCTATGGAGCTGCCGCGACTTGATGTGGAGATGTATGAATCTCCCTCTGATATTGCGGACATGGTTCGACTCCACTGGAAAATGCCAAATGGACCTATCGGTAACCTGACCAGGATAATGGAGCGAGCGGGAGTCGTTGTGGGTTATTCCGACTTTCATGGCGCCGGGGTCAGCGGTGTGACATTTGCCGCTCCGGGTCAGGCGCCGCTTGTCCTGCTGAATCCCAATCACCCTGCGGATCGTGTGAGGTTCACGCTCGCGCACGAGTTGGGACACCTCGTCATGCACCAGTTCCCGACACCAGAGATGGAAAAAGAGGCCAACGAGTTTGCGTCTGTATTCCTGTTTCCGCGAAAGGAGTTGCGGGAGGCATTCAGGGGGCGAAAATTGTCCTTGGCACTGCTGGCCGCTTTGAAGCCGGAATGGAAGATGTCCATGCAGGGCATCCTTTACGCGGCGCAACGCGAAGGGATCGTCTCCAAGAATCAGGCAAAGTATCTCTGGACCCAGATCAGTTCTCGTGGATGGAAGACAAGAGAGCCAGCAAGCCTCGATTTTGAGCACGATCCAGCCTCCGTTCTGCCAACAATAATCAAGACTCAGATCAAGGATCTTGGCTTCGAGAAGAAGGATTTGGTCAGGCTCTCCAATCTCCATGAAAATGAGTTTGACCGTTTCTATCCGTTCAATGAAGGCTCTGAAGAGCGGCCAAGGTTGCGTATCATCAACTGA
- a CDS encoding DUF3987 domain-containing protein — translation MSKMLKINDLLPSLDPLVESEETVAPCGTKAGFSAPPVALGTASGVSDDFPLESLGQKGCEAAVALHESSQAPKGLCGQAVLCAMSTAVSRWGKVEAIHGNATPMALYLITIAQSGERKTAVDSDAQMGIKAFERELQRSIQDRRALEQEGANSDDADDEVSEIVVSDPTYEGLLGVMVRGPGVACLSNDDAAGFFGGHSMSRDQRQKTIAGLSQIWSGSDIKRPRAHGRDTSVAGVPLTMSLMFQPYLIGQVYGDREMVEQGILPRVLPCFPRSTMGARFFQDINHEARMAIRRFAESSLETLQDLHSRQGLCLPSDDPFAPDSAVLPLSTEARSVLIGFYNSVEADLGDGGRFEKIRGFASRSIENATRIAAIVTLFDDIEATEVTEPAARSACDLMRFYLTQFSALLKLGRSERNNCEAGLLGAWMASKYGAGGCGHDKDVSQFAPPMFRKKGDRQDAMQTLVAHRWIEMLPPGTVVDGSKRNEAFRVHPDISSVL, via the coding sequence ATGAGCAAGATGCTGAAAATTAACGACTTATTACCAAGTCTCGATCCTCTTGTGGAGTCAGAGGAAACTGTCGCCCCTTGCGGAACAAAGGCAGGTTTTTCTGCGCCGCCAGTCGCATTGGGCACCGCATCCGGTGTCAGCGATGACTTCCCGCTCGAATCTTTGGGGCAAAAAGGCTGTGAAGCCGCTGTGGCGCTACACGAAAGCTCGCAGGCGCCAAAGGGGTTATGCGGACAGGCTGTCCTTTGTGCAATGAGCACAGCGGTGAGCAGATGGGGAAAAGTTGAGGCGATCCACGGCAATGCGACTCCGATGGCGCTCTACCTCATCACAATCGCCCAGAGCGGCGAACGTAAGACTGCCGTGGATAGCGATGCCCAGATGGGTATCAAGGCGTTCGAGAGGGAGTTGCAAAGGTCGATCCAAGACCGGCGCGCTCTCGAACAGGAGGGCGCCAACTCTGATGACGCGGACGACGAAGTATCCGAAATCGTCGTGAGCGATCCTACCTATGAGGGTCTTCTGGGCGTGATGGTCCGTGGGCCGGGCGTCGCTTGTCTCTCGAACGATGATGCCGCTGGTTTCTTCGGCGGGCATTCTATGAGCCGCGATCAACGCCAAAAGACTATTGCCGGTCTTTCGCAAATATGGAGTGGCAGCGACATCAAGCGTCCTCGGGCACATGGTCGTGATACCAGCGTGGCGGGCGTGCCGTTAACAATGTCTCTTATGTTTCAGCCTTATCTGATCGGCCAGGTTTACGGCGACAGGGAGATGGTCGAGCAGGGGATTCTTCCTCGTGTGCTACCCTGCTTCCCACGGTCAACGATGGGCGCGCGCTTCTTTCAGGATATCAATCACGAAGCGCGTATGGCCATTCGACGCTTCGCTGAAAGTTCACTTGAGACGCTTCAAGATCTCCATTCACGGCAGGGCCTGTGCTTACCGTCTGACGACCCGTTCGCGCCCGACAGCGCGGTGCTTCCCTTGTCGACGGAAGCTCGGTCGGTTTTGATCGGTTTCTACAATAGTGTTGAAGCTGACCTCGGTGATGGCGGTCGTTTTGAGAAAATTCGTGGCTTCGCCAGCCGCTCGATCGAGAATGCGACCCGAATTGCTGCCATCGTCACCTTGTTCGATGACATCGAAGCCACTGAAGTCACCGAGCCTGCGGCCCGGTCTGCCTGCGACCTCATGCGCTTCTACCTTACTCAGTTTTCGGCACTGCTGAAGCTCGGTAGATCTGAGAGGAATAACTGCGAGGCTGGGCTGCTCGGCGCGTGGATGGCAAGCAAATATGGCGCCGGGGGGTGTGGTCACGACAAAGATGTATCGCAGTTCGCCCCACCGATGTTTCGGAAGAAAGGCGACAGGCAAGATGCTATGCAAACGCTGGTTGCGCACCGATGGATCGAGATGCTGCCGCCGGGGACGGTAGTGGATGGCTCCAAGCGGAATGAAGCCTTTCGGGTTCATCCGGATATTTCCTCGGTTCTGTGA
- a CDS encoding tyrosine-type recombinase/integrase, whose protein sequence is MVRERGAEGKATTFAELARTVHERKFKDHTNNGKHIAQWINTLETYAFPVIGNLSIEDVHQDDLEQVLDPIWTTKPETARRVLQRIKTVFDHACGRGLRTKGNPATGMRSLMREQRAKTKHFKAMPYMEISDFVLDLDQSDDVGALALIFTILTALRSGPVRSARWSDFDDGLKTWKVPAASMKSRTDFTVPISMPARAVLLRAKKLRTKASDLVFPSPSQPQRMISDGTMRKLLQSKHPGATVHGMRTSFRTWAAEIARADHDVAELCLAHKVGSRVAQIYNQAELLDQRLMLMEKWGLWVYGDLEPFANGSDVEAVIRGRWMTRP, encoded by the coding sequence GTGGTTCGAGAGCGCGGGGCCGAGGGCAAGGCGACGACCTTTGCAGAACTCGCTCGAACGGTGCATGAGCGCAAGTTTAAGGACCACACGAACAACGGCAAACATATTGCTCAGTGGATCAACACCCTCGAAACCTATGCTTTCCCTGTCATAGGGAATCTTTCAATTGAGGACGTCCACCAAGACGATTTGGAGCAGGTGCTTGATCCTATCTGGACGACGAAGCCTGAAACAGCGCGGCGGGTTCTTCAAAGGATAAAGACGGTTTTTGACCATGCCTGTGGCCGTGGTTTGCGAACCAAGGGCAATCCGGCGACTGGCATGCGGTCATTGATGCGAGAGCAGAGGGCAAAAACGAAGCACTTCAAAGCGATGCCTTATATGGAAATCAGCGACTTTGTGCTGGATCTTGACCAGTCAGACGATGTTGGAGCTCTCGCCCTGATTTTCACAATACTGACCGCTCTACGATCTGGACCGGTCCGCTCGGCCCGTTGGTCAGATTTCGACGATGGCCTCAAGACATGGAAAGTCCCCGCGGCAAGCATGAAATCGAGGACAGATTTCACCGTGCCAATTTCAATGCCTGCCCGTGCTGTTCTCCTTAGGGCCAAGAAGCTCCGCACGAAGGCAAGCGACCTCGTATTTCCTTCGCCATCTCAGCCCCAGCGGATGATCAGCGATGGAACTATGCGAAAACTGCTGCAATCCAAACATCCCGGCGCAACGGTCCACGGTATGCGGACCAGTTTCCGGACCTGGGCAGCTGAGATAGCTCGCGCGGATCACGATGTCGCAGAACTTTGCCTTGCCCACAAGGTGGGGTCGCGCGTCGCGCAAATCTACAACCAGGCAGAGTTGCTCGATCAACGGCTTATGTTGATGGAGAAATGGGGCTTATGGGTCTACGGCGATCTTGAGCCGTTTGCGAATGGTAGCGATGTGGAAGCTGTTATTCGAGGCAGGTGGATGACGAGGCCCTGA
- a CDS encoding Arm DNA-binding domain-containing protein, protein MDGSSLDRGARGKQPGPHVEKRLNAAFVRKAPPGRHTDGGGLYLQVDRSGARRWLLRIVVRGKRKDFGLGAANLVSLSEARE, encoded by the coding sequence ATGGATGGCTCGTCGTTAGATCGTGGTGCGCGCGGTAAGCAGCCCGGACCACATGTGGAGAAACGGTTAAACGCAGCTTTCGTGCGAAAAGCCCCGCCGGGCCGACACACTGACGGTGGCGGCCTTTATCTCCAAGTCGACCGCTCGGGCGCTCGCCGTTGGTTGCTTCGAATCGTCGTGCGCGGAAAACGCAAAGACTTCGGACTGGGGGCAGCAAATCTCGTATCGCTGTCCGAGGCCCGAGAATAG
- the ychF gene encoding redox-regulated ATPase YchF codes for MGFKMGIVGLPNVGKSTLFNALTRTAAAQAANFPFCTIEPNVGEVAVPDARLDKLAEIGKSKQVIPTRMTFVDIAGLVKGASKGEGLGNQFLANIREVDAIAHVLRCFEDGDVTHVEGRVDPVADAEVIETELMLADLESIEKRRAGLVRKLKGNDKEAVVQDRLLAQAQAVLEEGKPARIVEVSDEDAKAWKNLQLLTTKPILYVCNVDEGSAAEGNAHSAAVAAMAAEQGAATVVISAQIEEEISQLDADEAAMFLEEMGLEEAGLDRLIRAGYDLLHLQTYFTVGPKEARAWTIRQGTLAPQAAGVIHGDFEKGFIRAETIAYDDFVALGGEQGAKDSGKMRSEGKGYLVKDGDVLHFLFNN; via the coding sequence ATGGGTTTCAAGATGGGTATCGTGGGCTTGCCGAACGTGGGGAAATCCACGCTCTTCAACGCGCTCACCCGCACCGCCGCGGCGCAGGCCGCGAACTTCCCCTTCTGCACGATCGAGCCCAACGTGGGCGAGGTGGCCGTGCCGGATGCGCGGCTGGACAAGCTGGCCGAGATCGGCAAGTCGAAACAGGTGATCCCGACGCGGATGACCTTTGTCGATATCGCGGGCCTCGTGAAGGGCGCGAGCAAGGGCGAGGGGCTGGGCAACCAGTTCCTGGCCAACATCCGCGAGGTGGACGCGATTGCCCATGTGCTGCGCTGTTTCGAGGATGGCGACGTGACCCACGTGGAGGGCCGTGTCGACCCGGTGGCGGATGCCGAGGTGATCGAGACCGAGCTGATGCTGGCCGATTTGGAGAGCATCGAGAAGCGGCGCGCGGGGCTGGTGCGCAAGCTGAAGGGCAACGACAAGGAGGCCGTGGTGCAGGACCGGCTTCTGGCGCAGGCGCAGGCCGTGCTGGAAGAGGGCAAGCCCGCGCGTATCGTCGAGGTCAGCGACGAGGATGCGAAAGCGTGGAAAAACCTGCAGTTGCTGACCACCAAGCCCATCCTTTACGTCTGCAATGTCGACGAGGGGAGCGCGGCCGAGGGCAACGCCCATTCCGCCGCCGTGGCGGCGATGGCGGCCGAGCAGGGTGCGGCGACCGTGGTGATCTCGGCCCAGATCGAGGAGGAGATCAGCCAGCTCGATGCCGACGAGGCGGCGATGTTCCTCGAGGAAATGGGGCTGGAGGAGGCGGGGCTCGACCGGCTGATCCGTGCGGGCTATGACCTGCTGCACCTGCAGACCTACTTCACCGTGGGGCCGAAGGAGGCCCGTGCCTGGACCATCCGCCAGGGCACGCTGGCGCCGCAGGCGGCGGGGGTCATTCACGGCGATTTCGAGAAGGGCTTCATTCGCGCCGAGACCATCGCCTATGACGATTTCGTGGCGCTGGGCGGCGAGCAGGGGGCCAAGGATTCCGGCAAGATGCGGTCGGAAGGCAAGGGCTACCTGGTCAAGGATGGCGACGTGCTGCACTTCCTGTTCAACAACTGA
- the trpA gene encoding tryptophan synthase subunit alpha, producing MTRIDAKFAELKAAGKKAFVAYVMAGDPDYDTSLEVVKGLPGAGVDIIELGLPFTDPMADGPTIQLAGQRALEGGMTLQRTLDMATEFRKTDDTTPIVMMGYYNPIYNRGVDKFLDDAKEAGIDGLIVVDLPPEEDEELCIPAQKAGLNFIRLATPTTDDKRLPKVLTNTSGFVYYVSITGITGAAAAQAADVGPEVKRIKAKTDLPVIVGFGIRTPETSREIASVADGAVVGSAIVAKLAEGETPAQVLDFVRGLADGAHSA from the coding sequence ATGACCCGTATCGACGCCAAATTCGCAGAGCTCAAAGCCGCCGGAAAGAAGGCCTTCGTGGCCTATGTCATGGCCGGCGACCCCGACTATGACACCTCGCTCGAGGTGGTGAAGGGGCTGCCCGGCGCCGGTGTCGACATCATCGAACTGGGCCTGCCCTTCACCGACCCGATGGCCGACGGCCCCACCATCCAGCTCGCCGGCCAGCGCGCCCTCGAAGGCGGCATGACCCTGCAGCGCACGCTCGACATGGCGACCGAGTTCCGCAAGACCGACGACACCACCCCGATCGTGATGATGGGCTACTACAATCCGATCTATAACCGCGGCGTCGACAAATTCCTCGACGACGCCAAGGAGGCGGGCATCGACGGCCTGATCGTGGTCGACCTGCCGCCCGAGGAGGACGAGGAGCTCTGCATCCCGGCGCAGAAAGCCGGCCTCAACTTCATCCGCCTCGCCACCCCCACGACCGATGACAAGCGCCTGCCCAAGGTGCTCACCAACACGTCCGGCTTCGTCTATTACGTCTCGATCACCGGCATCACCGGCGCCGCCGCGGCCCAGGCCGCAGATGTCGGGCCCGAGGTCAAGCGCATCAAGGCCAAGACCGACCTGCCGGTCATCGTGGGCTTCGGCATCCGCACGCCCGAGACCAGCCGCGAAATCGCCAGCGTCGCCGACGGCGCCGTCGTGGGCTCGGCCATCGTCGCCAAGCTGGCCGAAGGGGAAACCCCGGCCCAAGTCCTTGATTTCGTGCGCGGCCTCGCCGACGGGGCCCACAGCGCGTGA
- a CDS encoding 2-keto-4-pentenoate hydratase, with translation MTQDPDASGLAAALLEAYDSGRPLAPLSGRIHGFDAATACRVGHEITARRTARGERRIGRKIGFTNRSIWPIYGVTGPIWGPVWDTTLFEFSDAPVDLPNLPEPRLEPEIILGLKSAPSAGMTPEDLAHCIDWVSHGFEIVFSPFPGWKFDVTDCQAGFGLHGALFTGPRLPLTPERAAALPDLSITLDGPNGKRLTGRGSDVLDGPLQALSYLLDTLAADPQVSALEPTEIITTGTLTDAVPLSPGDTWETRLDGIDLPGARITFR, from the coding sequence GTGACACAGGATCCAGACGCGTCCGGCCTGGCCGCCGCGTTGCTGGAGGCCTATGACAGCGGCCGCCCGCTCGCCCCGCTGTCAGGCCGCATACACGGGTTCGACGCCGCCACCGCCTGCCGCGTCGGCCATGAGATCACCGCCCGCCGCACCGCCCGCGGCGAGCGGAGGATCGGCCGCAAGATCGGCTTCACCAACCGCTCGATCTGGCCCATCTACGGCGTCACCGGCCCGATCTGGGGCCCGGTCTGGGATACGACCCTTTTCGAGTTCTCCGACGCCCCCGTCGACCTGCCGAACCTGCCCGAACCCCGGCTCGAACCCGAGATCATCCTCGGCCTGAAATCGGCCCCCTCCGCCGGCATGACGCCCGAAGACCTCGCCCATTGCATCGACTGGGTCTCCCACGGGTTCGAGATCGTCTTCTCCCCCTTCCCCGGCTGGAAATTCGACGTCACCGACTGCCAGGCCGGCTTCGGCCTGCACGGCGCCCTCTTCACCGGCCCCCGCCTGCCGCTCACACCCGAGCGCGCCGCCGCCCTGCCCGACCTCTCGATCACCCTCGACGGCCCGAACGGCAAACGCCTCACAGGCCGCGGCTCCGACGTGCTCGACGGCCCGCTTCAGGCGCTGTCCTACCTCCTCGACACGCTCGCCGCCGACCCGCAGGTCAGCGCGCTTGAACCAACCGAGATCATCACCACCGGCACGCTCACCGATGCCGTCCCGCTCTCACCCGGCGACACCTGGGAAACCCGCCTCGACGGCATCGACCTGCCCGGCGCCCGCATCACCTTCCGCTAA
- a CDS encoding ZIP family metal transporter encodes MSLTLIGLLASLCAGLMTAVGAIPVLFGRSLSAKLSDTLLGFAAGVMLSASYFSLILPGIEAGEGLYGSTEWAALVAGLGIALGAAAVAALNALLPHRHFVSGPEGSDPSALPKIWLFVIAITIHNFPEGLAVGVGFGGGNITNGMSLATGIGLQNAPEGLAVAVALRGQGYSRRYAFMVAMLTGLIEPVGGLLGVSAVQVSHHMLPPGLTFAAGAMLYIISHEIIPETHRRGHQTAATTGFVGGLILMMLLDVILG; translated from the coding sequence ATGAGCCTGACGCTGATCGGCCTGCTGGCCAGCCTCTGCGCCGGTCTGATGACGGCCGTCGGGGCGATCCCGGTGCTGTTCGGGCGGAGCCTGTCGGCGAAGCTGAGCGATACGCTTTTGGGGTTTGCCGCCGGGGTGATGCTGTCGGCCTCGTATTTCTCGCTGATCCTGCCGGGGATCGAGGCGGGGGAGGGCTTGTATGGCTCGACGGAGTGGGCCGCGCTGGTGGCGGGGCTGGGCATCGCGCTGGGCGCGGCGGCGGTGGCGGCGTTGAATGCCCTTCTGCCGCACCGGCATTTCGTGTCGGGGCCGGAAGGGTCGGACCCGAGCGCTCTGCCGAAGATCTGGCTGTTCGTGATCGCGATCACCATCCACAATTTCCCGGAAGGGCTGGCCGTGGGGGTGGGGTTCGGCGGCGGGAACATCACCAACGGCATGTCTCTGGCCACCGGCATCGGGTTGCAGAATGCGCCCGAGGGGCTGGCCGTGGCGGTCGCGCTGCGGGGGCAGGGGTATAGCCGGCGTTATGCCTTCATGGTGGCGATGCTGACCGGCTTGATCGAGCCGGTGGGCGGGTTGCTGGGGGTGAGCGCGGTGCAGGTGTCGCATCACATGCTGCCGCCGGGGCTGACCTTTGCCGCCGGGGCGATGCTGTACATCATCAGCCACGAGATCATTCCCGAGACGCATCGGCGGGGGCACCAGACGGCGGCCACGACGGGGTTCGTGGGCGGGCTGATCCTGATGATGTTGCTGGACGTTATTCTCGGGTAG
- a CDS encoding MaoC family dehydratase → MFFDDMPVGYTYETGERTLPRDEIVGFASEWDPQDFHIDDAAGEASPYGGLIASGFHTLVTAYRLTLETGVWTEASMGSPGMEDVRWVMPVRPGDTLKVKATVTASRPSASRPDRGRTTILYEVFNQKDEIVMSYSAIHILKRRT, encoded by the coding sequence ATGTTTTTCGACGACATGCCGGTGGGGTACACCTACGAGACCGGAGAGCGGACATTGCCGCGCGACGAGATCGTCGGCTTTGCCAGTGAGTGGGATCCGCAGGATTTCCACATTGACGACGCGGCCGGCGAGGCCTCGCCCTATGGCGGGCTGATCGCGAGCGGGTTTCATACGCTTGTGACGGCCTATCGGCTGACGCTGGAAACCGGTGTCTGGACCGAGGCGTCGATGGGCTCGCCGGGAATGGAGGACGTGCGCTGGGTGATGCCGGTTCGGCCCGGCGACACGCTGAAGGTGAAGGCGACGGTGACGGCGAGCCGGCCCTCGGCCTCGCGCCCCGACCGGGGGCGGACGACGATCCTCTACGAGGTGTTCAACCAGAAGGACGAGATCGTGATGAGTTACAGCGCGATCCATATCCTGAAGCGCCGGACGTGA
- a CDS encoding alpha-hydroxy acid oxidase, whose amino-acid sequence MPAITCIEDLRRLYERRVPRMFYDYAETGSWTEQTFRENTTDFQKIYLRQRVAVDMAGRSTATQMVGQDVSMPVALAPVGLTGMQCADGEIKAARAAEKFGVPFTLSTLSICSIEDVAENTSKPFWFQVYTLRDEDFMKRLFERAKAAKCSALVITVDLQMMGQRHKDIKNGLSAPPKLTLKSVANMATKVQWGLGMLGTKRREFRNVVGHASGVSDASSLTKWTAEAFDPSLDWEKIREFRKMWDGPVIIKGIIDPRDAKEAVNVGADAIVVSNHGGRQLDGALSSIRALPEIMDAVGDKIEVHLDSGIRTGQDILKAVSMGAKGVMIGRSFVYGLGAMGEEGVTKALEILHKELDTSMALCGRRDVKTLDRDILMIPEGFSGRWES is encoded by the coding sequence ATGCCCGCCATCACCTGTATCGAAGACCTCCGGCGCCTCTACGAACGCCGCGTGCCCCGGATGTTCTACGACTATGCCGAAACCGGCAGCTGGACGGAACAGACCTTCCGCGAAAATACCACGGATTTCCAGAAGATATACCTGCGCCAGCGCGTCGCGGTCGACATGGCCGGGCGCAGCACGGCGACACAGATGGTCGGGCAGGACGTCTCGATGCCCGTGGCGCTGGCGCCCGTGGGCCTGACCGGCATGCAATGCGCCGATGGCGAGATCAAGGCGGCCCGCGCGGCCGAGAAATTCGGCGTGCCCTTCACCCTCTCCACCCTCTCGATCTGCTCGATCGAGGACGTGGCCGAGAACACCTCCAAACCCTTCTGGTTCCAGGTCTACACCCTGCGCGACGAGGATTTCATGAAGCGCCTCTTCGAGCGCGCCAAGGCCGCCAAATGCTCGGCCCTCGTCATCACCGTCGACCTGCAGATGATGGGTCAGCGCCACAAGGACATCAAGAACGGCCTGTCGGCCCCGCCCAAGCTGACGCTGAAATCCGTGGCCAACATGGCCACCAAGGTGCAATGGGGCCTCGGCATGCTGGGCACCAAGCGGCGCGAGTTCCGCAACGTGGTGGGCCACGCCTCGGGCGTCAGCGACGCCTCCTCGCTCACCAAGTGGACAGCCGAAGCCTTCGACCCCTCCCTCGACTGGGAGAAGATCCGCGAATTCCGCAAGATGTGGGATGGCCCGGTCATCATCAAGGGCATCATCGACCCGCGCGACGCGAAAGAGGCGGTGAACGTCGGCGCCGACGCCATCGTCGTGTCGAACCACGGTGGCCGCCAGCTCGACGGCGCACTCTCCTCCATCCGTGCCCTGCCCGAGATCATGGATGCCGTCGGCGACAAGATCGAGGTCCATCTCGACAGCGGCATCCGCACCGGCCAGGACATCCTCAAGGCCGTGTCGATGGGCGCCAAGGGCGTGATGATCGGCCGCTCCTTCGTCTATGGCCTCGGCGCGATGGGCGAGGAAGGCGTGACCAAGGCGCTCGAGATCCTCCACAAGGAGCTCGACACCTCCATGGCCCTCTGCGGCCGCCGCGACGTGAAGACGCTCGACCGCGATATCCTCATGATTCCCGAAGGATTCTCGGGCCGCTGGGAAAGCTGA
- a CDS encoding 50S ribosomal protein L25/general stress protein Ctc — protein MAGEIPDLHVQERTGTGKGAARAVRREHMVPGIVFGGDVDPLPVKMPFNVLLKKLKDGRFKSTLFNLKVDGHEDVRVICRDVQRDIVKDLPTHFDLMRLRRNTKINLFIPVEFVGEEEAPGIRRGGVLTVIRGEIELIVTAGDIPEKVTVDLSALDIGDTVTISQVDLPAGTKPTIDRDFVICNVSAPSALQAEEDEEEAEADEVPTVGDEEGGEDAAEGAEE, from the coding sequence ATGGCTGGAGAAATTCCTGATCTTCACGTCCAGGAACGCACGGGGACAGGCAAGGGCGCCGCTCGTGCAGTGCGCCGCGAGCACATGGTTCCGGGTATCGTTTTCGGGGGCGACGTAGATCCGCTTCCCGTGAAAATGCCGTTCAACGTCCTGCTCAAGAAGCTGAAAGACGGTCGCTTCAAGTCGACCCTCTTCAACCTCAAGGTGGACGGGCATGAAGACGTCCGCGTCATCTGCCGCGACGTGCAGCGCGACATCGTGAAAGACCTGCCGACGCATTTCGACCTGATGCGCCTGCGCCGGAACACCAAGATCAACCTGTTCATCCCCGTCGAGTTCGTCGGCGAGGAAGAAGCCCCCGGCATCCGCCGCGGCGGCGTGCTCACCGTGATCCGCGGCGAGATCGAGTTGATCGTGACCGCCGGCGACATCCCCGAGAAGGTCACCGTCGACCTCTCCGCGCTGGATATCGGCGACACCGTCACCATCAGCCAGGTCGACCTTCCGGCGGGCACCAAGCCCACCATCGATCGTGACTTCGTGATCTGCAACGTGTCGGCCCCGTCGGCGCTGCAAGCCGAGGAAGACGAGGAAGAAGCCGAGGCGGACGAAGTGCCGACCGTCGGCGACGAGGAAGGTGGCGAAGACGCCGCCGAGGGCGCAGAAGAGTAA
- the pth gene encoding aminoacyl-tRNA hydrolase, which yields MQIFAGLGNPGPKYAGNRHNIGFMALDRIAEEHGFSPWKARFQGEVAEGRLGSEKVILLKPSTFMNLSGQSVGEAMRFYKLEPEDVTVFHDELDLAPGKLKVKTGGGHAGHNGLRSMHAHIGENYRRVRLGIGHPGRKDLVSHYVLHDFAKADQDWLDDLMRGIAEGAPELAEGRNDKFLNAVALRTAPARASKTEAKPKPADTAPEPKSAPEPEADPEAETRSPLQKLVDKFR from the coding sequence ATGCAGATCTTCGCGGGGCTCGGCAATCCGGGCCCGAAATACGCCGGCAACCGGCACAATATCGGCTTCATGGCACTCGACCGTATCGCCGAAGAGCACGGCTTCAGCCCGTGGAAAGCCCGCTTCCAGGGCGAGGTCGCCGAGGGCCGTCTCGGCTCCGAAAAGGTGATCCTCCTGAAACCCTCCACCTTCATGAACCTCTCCGGCCAGTCGGTGGGCGAGGCCATGCGCTTCTACAAGCTGGAACCGGAAGACGTCACCGTCTTCCACGACGAGCTCGACCTCGCCCCCGGCAAGCTCAAGGTCAAGACCGGCGGCGGCCACGCCGGCCATAATGGCCTGCGCTCGATGCATGCCCATATCGGCGAGAACTACCGCCGCGTCCGCCTCGGCATCGGCCACCCGGGCCGCAAGGACCTCGTCAGCCACTATGTCCTGCACGATTTCGCCAAGGCCGACCAGGACTGGCTCGACGACCTCATGCGCGGCATCGCCGAGGGCGCCCCCGAGCTGGCCGAAGGCCGCAACGACAAGTTCCTCAACGCCGTGGCGCTGCGCACCGCCCCCGCCCGCGCCTCGAAGACCGAAGCCAAGCCGAAGCCGGCCGACACCGCCCCCGAACCGAAGTCCGCCCCCGAACCCGAGGCGGACCCCGAGGCCGAAACCCGCTCCCCCCTTCAGAAACTGGTCGACAAGTTCCGCTGA